In the genome of Saccharomonospora viridis DSM 43017, one region contains:
- a CDS encoding DUF445 domain-containing protein translates to METVLADLAANWPLYAAIPVVAALIGYVTKRVAIEMMFRPMEFVGIKGTFLGWQGVVPRHGGRMAATATDLLTRNVLDVSDVFARINPDRLLREIEQPLLKAVDDITREVLSEHHPRLWQRLPPMAQDLVVKHIQAASPRLFRQVMDELRNNIGDILDIKHLSVQRLTRNKALLVKLIRETSRPEMAFIARSGIYFGFILGIVQSIVWALTKNPLVMPIFGAAIGFFTDWLAIKLIFVPRDPIRLPGGFVLQGLFQRRRAEVARQYGDMIAGELLTVRNLMEGIFDGPKSDRLVAIVRKLVAEAIDEQVQSAGPLMHATIGQQRLDEMKDAAATKVLERLPDILRHADGYLTRAMDVTNIVEQRMMRMTSLEYEGLLRPAFRQDEWKLIAVGGAIGFVVGELQVLLMLH, encoded by the coding sequence GTGGAGACAGTTCTCGCCGACCTCGCCGCGAACTGGCCCCTCTACGCCGCGATTCCCGTGGTGGCCGCTCTCATCGGCTACGTCACCAAACGGGTCGCCATCGAGATGATGTTCCGGCCGATGGAATTCGTCGGCATCAAAGGAACGTTTCTCGGCTGGCAGGGCGTCGTGCCCCGGCACGGCGGCAGGATGGCCGCGACGGCGACGGACCTGCTCACCCGCAACGTGCTGGACGTCTCCGACGTATTCGCCAGGATCAACCCTGATCGGCTGCTCCGCGAGATCGAACAACCCCTGCTGAAGGCCGTCGACGACATCACCAGGGAGGTGTTGTCCGAACATCATCCGAGGCTGTGGCAGCGGCTCCCACCGATGGCGCAGGACCTGGTGGTCAAGCACATCCAGGCGGCCTCACCCCGGCTGTTCCGTCAGGTGATGGACGAACTGCGGAACAACATCGGCGACATCCTCGACATCAAACACCTGAGCGTGCAGCGCCTCACCCGGAACAAGGCACTGCTCGTGAAGTTGATCAGGGAGACATCGCGCCCCGAAATGGCGTTCATCGCCCGTTCGGGTATTTATTTCGGGTTCATCCTCGGCATTGTCCAATCGATCGTGTGGGCACTGACGAAGAACCCACTCGTCATGCCGATCTTCGGTGCCGCCATCGGTTTCTTCACCGACTGGCTGGCCATCAAATTGATCTTCGTTCCACGGGACCCGATACGGTTACCGGGCGGATTCGTCCTACAGGGTCTGTTCCAACGTCGCCGCGCCGAGGTCGCCCGACAATACGGCGACATGATCGCCGGGGAATTGTTGACGGTGCGGAATCTCATGGAAGGCATCTTCGACGGGCCCAAGTCCGACCGGCTGGTGGCGATCGTGCGGAAGCTCGTCGCCGAGGCCATCGACGAGCAGGTGCAAAGCGCGGGCCCGCTGATGCACGCCACCATCGGGCAACAGCGCCTCGATGAGATGAAGGACGCTGCGGCCACCAAAGTCCTCGAACGCCTACCCGACATCCTCCGCCACGCGGACGGCTACCTCACCAGGGCGATGGACGTGACCAACATCGTGGAGCAGCGCATGATGCGCATGACGTCGCTGGAGTACGAAGGCCTACTGCGCCCCGCGTTCCGACAGGACGAGTGGAAACTCATCGCCGTCGGCGGCGCCATCGGTTTCGTGGTGGGCGAACTCCAGGTCCTGTTGATGTTGCACTGA
- a CDS encoding metal ABC transporter permease — protein MNRLFDFDLTLELLGFDFVQTALLAAAVLGLVAGTLGPLIVMRRMSFAVHGTAELAFTGAAAALLLGIGVSYGALAGAVIAALLLGLLGGRESDRDSVIGVILAFGLGLGVLLLWYYPGRASNKFGILVGQIVAIEPTDLTTLVIAAGVVLAVLAIIYRPLLFSSVDPVVAAARGVPGRLLAPLFAVLIGVATALGVQIVGALLVVALMVTPAAAAARVTASPLRATILSVIFAELAALGGIVLSLAPGAPVSFFVTAVSFTIYLVCRVVEWWRNRAARVSTNDADDGGARREPVGAA, from the coding sequence ATGAACCGGTTGTTCGACTTCGACCTGACGCTGGAACTGCTCGGATTCGACTTCGTGCAGACGGCCTTGCTCGCCGCGGCCGTACTCGGGCTGGTGGCGGGCACGTTGGGGCCACTCATCGTCATGCGCCGGATGTCGTTCGCCGTGCACGGTACGGCGGAGTTGGCGTTCACCGGAGCCGCCGCCGCGCTGCTGTTGGGCATCGGGGTGAGCTACGGCGCGCTGGCGGGCGCGGTGATCGCCGCGCTGTTGCTCGGTCTGCTCGGAGGGCGTGAGTCCGATCGCGACTCGGTGATCGGTGTGATCCTCGCGTTCGGACTGGGACTCGGTGTGTTGCTGCTGTGGTACTACCCGGGCCGGGCGTCCAACAAATTCGGCATCCTGGTGGGGCAGATCGTGGCCATCGAACCCACCGACCTGACCACGTTGGTGATCGCGGCCGGTGTCGTGCTCGCGGTGCTCGCGATCATCTACCGGCCGTTGTTGTTCTCCAGTGTGGATCCTGTGGTCGCGGCGGCGCGTGGGGTCCCGGGGCGACTGTTGGCACCGCTGTTCGCGGTACTCATCGGGGTCGCCACCGCGCTCGGGGTGCAGATCGTCGGCGCGTTGTTGGTGGTGGCGTTGATGGTGACGCCCGCCGCTGCCGCCGCCCGGGTGACGGCGAGTCCGCTGCGCGCCACGATCCTGTCCGTGATCTTCGCCGAGTTGGCCGCGCTCGGCGGCATCGTGCTGTCACTCGCCCCGGGCGCGCCTGTGAGCTTCTTCGTCACCGCCGTCTCGTTCACGATCTACCTCGTGTGTCGGGTGGTGGAGTGGTGGCGCAACAGGGCGGCCAGGGTGAGCACGAACGACGCCGACGACGGTGGAGCACGACGCGAGCCGGTCGGCGCGGCGTGA
- a CDS encoding metal ABC transporter ATP-binding protein yields the protein MDVTTADGAAIEIEDAALRFGERTLWSGLDLTVAPGEFLAVLGPNGSGKTSLLRVLLGLQPLSAGTVTVAGRPPGRGSERIGYVPQQRAVDDGLTLRGRDLVGLGLDGHRWGFGLRGLRRRRARIDAAIEAVGAQRYADSPVYKLSGGEQQRLRVAQALVGEPEVLLCDEPLASLDLAHQRVVAELIDERRRAADTAVLFVTHEINPILPYVDRVLYLVDGRFRIGTPDEVMTSRTLSELYCSRVEVVRIGGQIHVAGAHSALCEDEVHHF from the coding sequence GTGGACGTGACGACAGCGGACGGTGCCGCCATCGAGATCGAGGACGCGGCGCTGCGTTTCGGGGAACGGACGCTGTGGTCGGGTCTCGATCTCACTGTCGCTCCCGGCGAGTTCCTGGCCGTGCTCGGCCCGAACGGTTCGGGGAAGACCAGCCTGCTGCGGGTTCTGCTGGGATTGCAACCGCTGAGTGCGGGCACGGTCACCGTGGCGGGACGTCCACCCGGACGGGGCAGCGAGCGCATCGGTTACGTGCCGCAGCAGCGGGCTGTGGACGACGGTCTGACGCTGCGGGGCCGGGACCTCGTCGGACTCGGCCTCGACGGACACCGATGGGGGTTCGGACTGCGTGGCCTGCGGCGGCGACGTGCCCGGATCGACGCGGCCATCGAAGCCGTGGGTGCCCAGCGGTACGCGGACTCGCCGGTGTACAAGCTCTCCGGTGGTGAACAACAGCGGCTTCGGGTGGCGCAGGCACTCGTCGGTGAACCCGAGGTGCTGCTGTGTGACGAACCGTTGGCCTCGCTCGACCTCGCCCACCAGCGTGTGGTCGCCGAGCTCATCGACGAGCGCAGACGTGCGGCCGACACGGCGGTGTTGTTCGTCACCCACGAGATCAACCCGATCCTGCCTTACGTCGACCGGGTGCTCTACCTCGTCGACGGTCGGTTCCGCATCGGCACACCCGACGAAGTGATGACGTCCCGGACACTGTCTGAATTGTACTGTTCTCGGGTCGAGGTCGTCAGGATCGGCGGCCAGATCCACGTCGCGGGCGCGCACAGCGCGCTCTGCGAGGACGAAGTACACCATTTTTGA